In bacterium, the genomic window CAGCACGTCGGAGATCTTGTCGCCCACCATCCAGGCGCGCGCGGGCTCCCAGGCGAAGTGCCGCGCGGCGGCCTGCAGCAGGCCGGGACGCGGCTTGCGGCAGTGGCAATCCGCGTCGGGCGCGTGCGGGCAGTAGTAGACGCCGTCGAGGTACACGTCGTCCGCGGCCAGCAGGGCGTCGACGCGCTTCTGCACGGCGGCGAACTCGTCGCGCGAATAGTAGCCGCGGCCCAGGCCCGACTGGTTGGTGAGCAGGATCAGGCGGAACCCGGCCGTCTGGGCCTTGCGCAGGGCGGCGCCGGCGCCGGCGGTCAACGCCACGGCCCGGGGGTCGCGTAGGTAGTCGCCGTCGTGGATGACCACCCCGTCGCGATCCAGGAAGAGGGTCGGCCGCGCCGGCTGCGGCTCGGTCACGCCGAGGGGTTTCCAGATCCCCACCTCTCCCGTATCCAGGCCGGGGAACAGGGAACGAGCCGCGGCCATGACGCGGCGCGGGGTGATCGTCTCGAGGCAGAAGAGAGGTTTGGGGCACGCGCGCAGGAAGCAGGGGTGGCAACGGAACCCCTCCACCGCCACGACCGTGGTGCGCGCGCCGCGCGGGCCGGTCCAGATCGGGCTCGACGAACCGAAGATCCCCACCGTCGGCGTGCCGAGGGCCGCCGCCAGGTGCATCGGGCCGCTGTCGTTGCCGACGAAGAGATCCGCCCCGCGCAACAGCGCGACGAGACCGGGCAGGTCGGTGCGGCCGACCAGATCGCAGCAGCCCGGCGTGGCGGCGAGCGACGCGGACCAGGAAACACCCGACCCCGCGTCGTCGCAGGCGGCGCGCACGCGCTCGGCCATGGACCGCGCCGGCGGGTCGCCGATCAGCACGACGCGCGCCCCGGCCTCGGCGACGGCCAGGCCGACGAAGCCGGCGACGGCGGCGGGCGGCCAGCTCTTCGCGTCCCCGTAGGTGGTGCCGACGGACACGATCCAGACGGGCGGTCCCGGAGGGACGTCAGGACCCGCCGCGGGAACGGCGCCGATCGCCAGGGACGGCGGCGGCGCGGGGCCGACTCCCCCGCGCCAGGCGCGGGCCAGCAGGGCGAGTTCCTCGGTGTAGTGGAGCGAGCACCGCGGCGGCCGGGGCAGGGCGTCGGTGAGCAGGAAGCCGCGCTGTTCGCCGTGGAAGCCCAGGCGTCGCGGGATCCCGGCCAACCGCGCCACCGCGGCCGCGCGCCACGACGGCGGCAGCACGAAGACGGCGTCGTAGCCGCCGTCGCGCCATTGACGCGCCAGGCGCAGCGCGCCGCGCCAGCCCGCGTGGGCGCCCTCGCGCTCGTAGATCAGCAACTCGCCGACGCGGGGGTCGCCCGCCAGCAGCGAGGCCCAGCGGTCGCGCACCGCGACGTGGATCTCGGGCGGCGCCTTGCCCTCCTCCGGCGCCGCCAGGGAAGCCAGCAGCGAGGTGGACATCACGAGGTCCCCGAGCCAGTTCGGGGCCACCACGAGCAGGCGCGGCCGGCGGGACATGAGTTCCTTTCGGGTCAACGGGCGGCGCGGACGGCCGCGAACGCGCCCAGCAGGGCGTCGA contains:
- the waaF gene encoding lipopolysaccharide heptosyltransferase II yields the protein MSRRPRLLVVAPNWLGDLVMSTSLLASLAAPEEGKAPPEIHVAVRDRWASLLAGDPRVGELLIYEREGAHAGWRGALRLARQWRDGGYDAVFVLPPSWRAAAVARLAGIPRRLGFHGEQRGFLLTDALPRPPRCSLHYTEELALLARAWRGGVGPAPPPSLAIGAVPAAGPDVPPGPPVWIVSVGTTYGDAKSWPPAAVAGFVGLAVAEAGARVVLIGDPPARSMAERVRAACDDAGSGVSWSASLAATPGCCDLVGRTDLPGLVALLRGADLFVGNDSGPMHLAAALGTPTVGIFGSSSPIWTGPRGARTTVVAVEGFRCHPCFLRACPKPLFCLETITPRRVMAAARSLFPGLDTGEVGIWKPLGVTEPQPARPTLFLDRDGVVIHDGDYLRDPRAVALTAGAGAALRKAQTAGFRLILLTNQSGLGRGYYSRDEFAAVQKRVDALLAADDVYLDGVYYCPHAPDADCHCRKPRPGLLQAAARHFAWEPARAWMVGDKISDVLLARHAGLDALLVRTGKGNLAARDLDPAWRVPVVADLARAVDRILREAKA